In Oreochromis aureus strain Israel breed Guangdong linkage group 9, ZZ_aureus, whole genome shotgun sequence, the genomic window aacgaccatgcccagaatgaatagaatgaattcacatgaaaatatattaataaaatagagagatgcataaggtacattaaggctgtgtcattgttcagccaaggaaagtgtttgaaaaggaaaatgaataaatgtatattagtagtatagTGGAATACactaataaaatattgtaatatactattgctgttatataaaaaacaataataacattaataatgacataatattaataataagaggcacctcagtcagttatgatgtgaggtggataattgttaaaagtagtctgaatcaagcttaaggtttgctcaagttcagtacaatgatatatgagatgaagaaaataaggaaaatacctaaactaatcaggtgcatagagacacttgacctgattgaaaacctgtcatcttagatgagacattgttgagatgaagagcaaacctatactaacaactaataagccaaaccctgtatacaacagctaaagctactaGATTGAGAAggtgaattaaatatgtggacactaccaagctaatgagcaagttacacattttttatttattttgtttagagcagaagctgcatattaaagctcacacatgcagctgtctgtgagctcagttttttcctcacacttctgctttcATTCTGGCAGGAGCTTTTATGCCATCAgcaacttgttttttgtttgtttttgtttgttttggttttggtttgaaaaacaaatttgtgatcatacttgtggatcacagtgacacataatgattaggcatatgatttactaatgtctagttttagagctgtgagcaaTGGATCCATATAGAGATTAAAAGCCTGGTGCATACTGTATATGAAGCTGCTATAGAAAGAATGGAACCTTGTGGGAAAAGTTCACATAAAGAAGTTTTTTAAATCCTAACTTagaagtttgaaatatgtaagatgtgtgagttctttgaaaaaatagaaatgacCTAAATGCCTTAAGtaaaaatgtagtgttgcatctacaaagaaaaaagcaggagaagcattcagtaacttgaaactAGCATTACAGATGAATATAGTTTAGCATTGCCTGACATTGTTTTAGGGCACACTCTGATCATCAGAGTACCCCACGCAGTGATTTCAATTTTAATCTAAGCCAATTTCTCTTACCCCACACATGCGAGACAGCTCTCAAATGTTGGAATCTTATTGTCGCAATCACAGATTAGAATCGCGAAATGTTGTCAGTTGAACCCGAGCGCACTTTTGGCCTCACCCGAAGAAGGTCATCCACACTGCTGTATGAAAAAATTAGATGAGGAGACAAAGCCACATGGTGACATTTACAGCACACCACAAGCTGGTTTCACTGATGTTTTTGTAGACGGCTCAGCTTCTAAAAATGGCCCAGGTTATGCGGTAACTACAACAGACTGAGTTGTAGAAGCGAAAGCGCTGACATCCTCACACTCACAGGCCAAGacataaatatatacactgacagtcagtatgttttttcagcagTACATCACTTTGCAAAAATTTGGCAGAACAGAGGAATGATTACATCTACTGGACACCCAGTACAACATGGAAATCTTCTGAAGACACTATTAGAAGTAATTATATTGCCAACGcagttagcattatgtaaatgtgctgcacatcagaAAGATAAATCAGAAATaactaaaggcaataactttgcagatcaagcagcTAAGTTAGCCgcacaacaaactgtagacacattaatgtctgcatccaccatgcaaataccacttgatgtacttaaaaatgaacaaaaggcagcgccaaccacagaaaagaagaaatggtTAAAGTGTGGAGCACAACTAGAAGATGATCTAATGACTTGTGAGGGAAAAAGTCCCtacacagaacagcagcattagtgacccATGGGGTGACCCATGTGTCATCAGGAGGGATCATTAATACACACTTTTATACTCTAAAattgaaacttcagcaaaggaatttgtgaggacatgcatgatctgttaaaaaacacaacTCACAAGGcaatctgaggacaaaaagaggacatttccccacaccacctcatccattTCACACCATTCACATGGACTTTATTGAATTAAGTGAAAGTctcaaggctcaaaatacgctctagtgattacACACGTATTAtcaaaatggccagagatttatccagtgaaaaaagcagataCAATCTCAGTTGCAAAAAGTGAACCTTTAGAAAAATCCGTCAGAGAAACAATtctggcagaatggatggcaaaactactagaaaataaggatattgttttgaacaataaactgccgtacgactcttctccagtctcttgcaggttgaaaccagacGATTAGGTCCTAAAGGGGTGCTCCTGAGGAAAAATTAGAGTTTACCCCACTGGGAGGGCCCATACCAAGTGTTACTGACCACACCTACAacctgtaaaattgcagagagaccatcttggattcatcagagccactgcaagAAAGTAGAGCTTGAAGCCCAGACCACTAGAGATTCACAAGTGTAAGGGGAATCTCCCCCGGTGTCAGTGGGTCCTGTGGTGAGGGAGGAGTGCTGATTGAGCTCAGCTAGCACTCTCATTCTCTCCAGCCACTGACCAACTTTAGGCTCAGTGATACATTTGGGTGTGACACTACTGGCAACAGCTCTGCTCATCACGCTACCCACCCTGGAAGACGGAAGAAAACAATACACGAGCCGAGAAAAGAGATGGACAATGCCTGATACAGATACGTGTTTAACAGGatcacagagaaagactgttacGTCTGCTGCACATGCCGAGCACACCAACCCAACCATATATGGGAAACACCCTGGAATATGTGCACCAATTCTGATCTCCGATCACACCTTCAGAATGACTTGTGTAAGCTGCACATcaacatcatcatcttcatccagGAAGAAACGCTCAACTTCAACAGTCAGACCACATGACTCAATCTGGGGAACCGACTTACCTGAAGAATTCAAACTCTGGACAACTGGACAAAAGGTACTCAACTCACTCTTCCCGTGGACAGGAGTTGGAAAACATGCTCTCAGAAGTGAGACACTGGACTATAGATTCGGCTTGTTCCACAATGCATCCTGCAAGGTCAACGAGGGACAAAACCGAGAAATAGACGCTCTCAGAATTGCTGTAATGCAACATCATGTAGCACTGGACATGATCCTGGCTGAGAAAGGAGGATTGTGCCTCTTATTCAACACCGCATGCTGCACCTACATACCAGATAATGTACATTCTTTAAACATGGCTTCAGATGCTATAGAGACTGTTGATCGGCGTTGGAGTTTCcctggttttattttgcttttctttacttgtgttattccttgtttaaaaGCTGTCATTTCACAGATAAGTTTATCACTCACAGCATACGCAGATGTACTGAAATCAATGAAGATcatgaagacttcttttcctatttgttagatgaagatgaagtgtaactaatgatgtagtaactgaaaatgtgaaagacAAGTCGTTACTTACTGATAACatgtacatttcatttctctgataaacaggagggaatgttaaaagaaaattgtacataatgtgatcagctacatgaaatgtgctcttttttgtatcactaagcaaaccacatgtctacgtgacttttcacctaatgACTCTTGTGATGATGAACTTAttcagctactaaccgcttcctctGTTCAGAGAACATTcagatgtagaaaagggaaaaacccgCTACTCTGAGTGACGTtgttatctttgtacacacccacacacacacacacagaaaagtataaataaagcacGCAGACAGTGATGAGACGCAGGTCTTGCGTTCCATGActgcccctcgcgagtgaaagacaactgcagtgtttgtgttttctaactcaggtgtcttAGCTGAAGATCTGtggggtgatttaaagaaatcccctgtcacacCTTTTTCACGTAATTTAACCAAGTACAATAAACCATTTCTGACCATGTCAAATCAACACATTTGGCATTTGGTGGTGTAATCAGATTACGTTGGATCAACGTAGTATACTTGCATTGACTTGAAGTGATTTATTTAAGTATGTAGAGCgaaatttgttttaattcattctACACAAGTTAAAAACTTTAGGAAAACACAATGAAATCTTGTTGTTTGAACAACTACTTTGTTAATCAAGGCAATTACTGCTAGTCTTGCTTAATGAACCAATATGGGGTTTGATGATTTCACTCATTTCAATCTAATAATTTCAATtagatttgttttcatttgttacACATTTAGAAACCCACtactttacaataaaaaaaaaaagtcataatcAGATTATGATAACATTAACTTTATTAACTGGATTTAGTGGACATTATAAAAGCTTACCATTTTTGTACACCTGCAAGCATTATGCCACTTCAAAAGGCAAAACATTACCTATTTAAATAACTATTCTAATGACATCTGAGTTATGTTGGAACCAAAGCTTCCACAACTAAAAACAGATGCAAAAATTGCTCTATAAACTAATGTcaactgtattttaaaaaattaaactaaaagaATACATATACATTTCATATACAAATACATTTCCCACTTGGCAAGTTAAAACATGTGACAAAATAGAATTACTATTGTgtgaatttggaaaaaaaaaaaaaaagtatagaaATAATTTGGGGGcaatacaacaacaaaaaaattccataggaaaaaaaattcagcgatttaaaaaaaaaaaggaagcaaaactaaaataGAAAAAGAGGGCTTTACATCAAATTAAATAACAGTTGacaatttttttcaaattcaattaattacttgaaatgAAAATCTACATTTTTTGGTGTATCTAATTGTAATAATTAGTTTATTGAGCgatttttatatttctgtatttattttttaattttggttgCAGTCCTCCACAGCTAGCAACAtagttttgctgtgttttaaaaCATACCAGCAAGCAAAATGGACGCATTAAAATAATAGAGTGAACTTAACAGGCTGCAGTGGTGTTAAACTGTACAGGCCCTTGatatataaaaacaacataGTAACAGTGCAGCTGAAAACAACAATTAACATTTCTTGGGGGAAACCCCTCAATGCAATTTCTGAAAAAATGTACCTATACTACAAactcaaaattaaaatgaaaaataattaacagaACAGTACTTCTGTCAGTACTTCTGATCCATTTTGAGCTATCCATATAAGGACAAACAAAAATCATCTGCAGTGCTGTATAAAAGGTGAATTGCCCAACAGAGAGAATCCAAAAActcaataaaatattttttctttttaaatgaaagaaaaaaatataatataaacaactcaaatattaatattatatattGGAAATCACCATTGCACCAATGAACCATTCAAGACCTTCTATCAGTCATTTTCAAGTGCTCTCACCCCTTAAGCTTGTTTTTCAGAAACTGTGCCTTTGAAGAGAGCTTTTGTCCATCAAGATTTAGAAGTATCTTCTGGAGGACTTCAAAGATGCATTTAGGTTCTGGTGGGTAGCTCAGgttcaaacagtatatgagtcCAAACAACAGAGCATATGCTTGTGCAATGTTACCCAAATCAGTGAGAGCCTCCACACCCACAATCAGGACACCAATGTCCTCTGGGCCATCTTCAGGTTCAGCACCCTTCTTCTGGATGACGTACACCCCAATCACAGTTTGCTCCATGCAGCTTTTTGCCTCGCTGTCCGTATCCTACGTGAAAAAATATAAGACACCAAAGTAAAATTTAAGAGATTGTTTAAACTAATGTTgtttaaaaaactgtttctaTGCTGTTCATAAAATCTAAGTAGTCAAAGTAATGAATAGGAAATTACACACCACTAAAGTAGTTGTTAGTAATTACTCAAATACATAAATTATAAAACAGACATCTCATGTCAGGAGATTCTTAGTATTCCATAGAAAGTAaaggaaaaacataaaacaaaagagGTGGCATAATTGACCTCTCGCCTGTCCCTCCCCTGAAAGAGCCATTGTCCAATTACACATCATAGCAACCGTTACTGTGTCTGACAAACGTTGACTTCAAGCAAGATGGTGAAGCGGTGCGCCCACCGATACCCCGAGAGATTGTCTGGAGGAGTTGTGTTCTTTCCATTCACAAAGCCAAAAACAACATGAACAATGGATTAAACAGTGTGGATGGCCCCACTCCCAGGTAAATGTGCACGTGGCGCCGCGCTGGTTCACCTCCAACACGCGGCCCGATATCAAGTCCCGCAAAGCCCCGTCAGGAACAGGGGCAACCGCCAAGGGGTGCTGGCAGGAGATGGAAGGCCGACGGGAGGGAGTGAGGGTTACCCAGGTCGGGGAGAGGCAGCCTCCTTAGCTGGAGTTCTGAGCCGTTGTGACGCGGTCAACCCGACCCGGCGCCCAGCCTACGGTGACGGCTACCGGTGCATCCCGTTCTGGCAATCTGTTGCGCTGGTCatgtttaaacatttgtttGTCGGACATAGCAAGAGTAACTTAGGGAGACGGGACTCGACAAAAGGCTAATTCAGctgctaaaataaaaaaggtatAGAAGTGTTAGTACTAAACAGCTCAAAGTTCACAAACATTTCTGTTTACAAATACTGATGACCATAGCTATGAGTAAAACAAGATGACTTGTTTTAATCCAAGTACAGATTCAAAAGCAATATTTGTTTTGATGTATGTTAAATGcattgtatgtttgtgtatcaAGCTTAACTACGGTATGCATACATTTTTTCCTTCCAATACCAAATTCCAGAAATTCTTTATTGCAACGCTTAATACTGTTTCGTATTCAAGACATCCTTTCCTCAATACCAGGTGTCTTGTTGCTAATCTCAAAATTTGCATTTGAGGCAACATCACAATTTGTATGAGAATTTTACAGTCAACATGCTGTTACAATGACTCACCAAGTACTCCTTTATTAACTTCTCATAGTCTTCGTTTAGGTAGATGCACAAGGACTTCAATATGCATGCTCGCCTGGTATGGATGTTGTCATgctggagaggaggaggagataaTATGAGCCAAAACCAGGCTGTTTTTCTTAAAGCTAGGGTAATCAGTTAACTTGCATAATTATTCCTTAGGTTAGAACTTGGCGTGGTGATGTACCATATGATAAGCAGAAACAAAATGGACAACTTCATCTCCAAATAAAAGTTATTTTGCTGCCTATGACAAAGTCTACTCCATTCTAATACAAACTTTGGAGAGGGCAAGCATGAGAcctcttattttttttccaggtgTCCCTCCTTTGCCCTGAAAGATTTCCATCAAGCTTGGTGCGTATTGGTCAAGCTCGGCAAAAGAAGTAGATAGCAGAGGCTTCGTGGTGATTCACAGAAACTCCTTGTCGCTCTGCAATAGAGAACAAATACATTGATTAAAAACTCAACTGTATATTTCACTCACTTCACATCCAAGCTGACTAAAGATGACTAAAGCTGCTTTTAGAAGACCATACAGGCATCAGTGCTGTCATTGATGACACTTCTGGGAAGCTTTTGGTCAATTATAAGAGCTcagctgtggctgcaatatGCTGCCATCAGATTCTTTTCACAAAAGATTAAGCCATGACGGGACAAAGAGGGGTCTAGGGGCGGTGCCCGGGCTGTGACGTGCAGGGTTGCGTATGCAGCGTCAGACGGTAGTCACCGGTAAACAGGTCTATAAACATTCAAGCACTAACCTGTAATAATTTCTAATACGACGCACTGAATTAAAATCACTTTAGGTTTAAAAACTTCAATAAATACAGCTATTAAGAAACTCTCAGAGGAAAGCGATCCACATGTTTGTGATACTGCTGCACATATAATGTTTAACCATCGAGCATGTTTTAGAgatttctgctgctgctcaaaTCAACCCGCCGGTTACGAGCTGGAGAAAACGGGCAATGAGCTGTCTGTGGTGAGGAGCTGCAGTTAGGAAGGCGAGAGGCAGATGGACGCAACGCCTGCTTTAAAACACAACGGGTATGAGGAGAATCGTCCCTCTTTTCTTCCAGGACCACTCTAAATAATTCTCCGTTTTAGCACAACCCCTGCCTGATTGGTCATACAGTCATGCCTCTGTTGCATTCACTGAACCCAGGAAAAGTCATAGCACTCAATTAAACTGATGCCTTCtgggttaaaaagaaaaacgttTGTGGGTAGAGCTGAGAATGTCCTGGTCAGACGTCCCTCTATAACGCGAAGACTTCATTCACAAGTCCAGCATTGAAGCAAAATTGCGGTAATATTACTATGAAGCTTGCAGGCACAGAATGCAGCAATATCTTGTTTCGCCAAGGTGTAGTGGCACATTTAGAAGACACACCATTGCGGGAACATTACTCTGATATACCGCTACGCTGTGTCTTCTAAAAGAGGCTTAAAAAGCGAATGCACAAATGTCTCTTCAAAATACACCTGTAAAAAAGCAGACCAGAGTACCTGTATAACAGCAGAGGTTTTGGTTTAAGTGTTAACAGAATGCCATCTGACGTTGTATTTACAACATTTTATGACGAGGTAGGATCTGGATGATTCTTATGTCCTGATACATAAAACCTAAGAAATTAAACGGTACTTACTTTTTCACATTACTATTTTCAGGGATACAGGAACAAACAACAGATAGTACATTTAGTTTTGGActacaaaacataaattacATGCAAGATCCAAATGCATTTTAACCACACTTGCCCCTCTCTCAGTGAACAGAGCTGGCCATCTGCTTTTGAAGTCTGCAACCATCGGCTGACCCTGAAGAACTTCTTGCCTTCTGTATGAGAAAGTCTTCTCCATTTTCGCACTCACAACAGAGTCATTATTTCTTTTAGTCAACTCAGAAAGAATTGCAACTCTCTCCTGTTCCAGACTTTCTGATGTCTCTCCTTTTGGATGCTGTGGACAATAGTTAACTTCAGCTCTTTTGGGTTTCTTCACATTGAAGGCTGCCTGACGGTTGTCACCAGACTTGTTTTTGATGGAGTTTATGGTCACCTTAGTACATCCAAATCCTCTCAGTTTGGTGCGGAGGTTAGccattttatattttaggctAATCTTCTACCCATAACAGCCATTGAAAGACCCCTGCTCTCTAAGGCAAGGCAAGAGCTTCTGCATCATCAGTCAGATCATTGTCTGTTGGGTAGGCTTCGAATTTGTATATTTCTTCAGCCAGTTGTTCCAGAATTTGGGATTTCAGTTTTGGTGAAGGGTTCAATAGAGTTCCCCCATTGGCGCAGGCAGTGTTGGCCTTCTCAAGCTCAAATTCAGCATCACAGCTAAATTGTGGTACAGTGAAGACACTTGGCCAAACCCAGTGCCTTGAGgatggtgaagaaactgaagatGAAATAGGCTCTGTATCATCTGTGTCACCAGAGGAGATGGATACAGACTCTGTTGCTTGGCTTTGAGAAGTTCTTGCATCTTCTTCCTGTGGGCTTTGCAAAAATATCACCTTAAGGGTGCCTTTGTCCTTTACTTTTGAGATGTCTGGCATATTCATGAACTCATTTCCAAAGTCCTCATCTTGATATTGAAGTCGAATATCTTGCTGCAATCCAAAACTTGTCTTTACTGTGTGCCACAAATCTTCAATTGAcaccggtgtccctgcaggaaGAATCAACTTCCTGGCATCATCTTCACCCAGGATTATCCGCAGTCTTAGGGGTGACGTCATTTTGAAGATCTGGAAAATGTCAGCAATTCTTTTAGAAAAAGACACCGTTTGGCATATCAACAAGCAACAATTAGGGACCCTTGTGCACTTCTGTGcaactttaaaaatacaagtttttttgttgtgaaaacaaagcagaaatacattAAAAGTTAAAACACAATTTCTCTTATCTGTTTAGACTAGAATGTAAAAAGAGCTTTCTGAGGCTACATCGACCCAGAGACATAAGAAGCAGTAGAATGAATACTTTAATtctatgtaaaaaaaacacagcaaaagaaGTTATGATGATGCTGCTGCAATACAGTAGAGGATGACAGACGCTAGCAGGtaattacttaatatattaaaaaattcaTTGTACTTCAAAAGCAGATTTTTGGACACAACAGGaatatcatcatcatccatccatccatccatccatccactatATATTCTGATTATCCTTAATATCATCATCCTGCAGTGGCCTGACACCTGTTTTAAGTCTGGTGAAAAGGTGAGGCAAGGGCACAGATCATTTGGTAAAATTTGGGTGGCTCAAACAAAGTTGTTGGGAAGGAATTATTTGCTGGAGACTATCTTGTGTTTATGAAAATGTTAAGAGTGAAAACAATATGGTGCATTTGCTCTGTTACAGCATTTTAGAAATGCTGTAATACTTTAATTAACCAAATCATAACAGGTTTCACTCAGAAAATGTATTGTAatctttagttttttgtttgatttgttgtgttttgaaataaatatcTTAGTGTTTTCTAATGCATACATACACAACtcattttaaaatagttttattttcaacagTTAACAGACCAAATCAAAAGCATGACAGTTTGACAAATGCTATACAGTaagaaaattaataaaaatacttacaagtattaattttgttttccaAGAAAAGTCACAGATCTCTTTAGAGTAACCAGACGCAGTCCTCCAACAGAGCAGGCAGCTAGGGGATATTCATCAACCAGTTCCTCATGTGCAATGACAGCCACCTCCCTCACATGTGATGTGCTCAGTTCAAAAGCTCTAAAGTGCTCCCTATACCAAGCAGATATCTTTCTCACAAAAAAATGCAACTTCCCTTCCAAATCACagagctgcaaaatttcagcaAACTCAGACCAAATGACTCTCCATGGATAACAATCATTCCTTTGCTGTAGTTCATACCATTGTATGACACATTCTTTGCAATGTGAACATGAGTTTCATCTGGAAGCCATTGGTTAAAAGCAGCTGCAATGCCACTTTGGAGCACATCAATAGGCACTGATGAAACATTAGTTACCACCAACTGTTTTTTCTCATCAGACATGTGCAAATGGTGAGCAATGACAAGCTGGTGTTTCCTGGCAAGTGCGAGAGGTATGTTTTTAAAACAGTTGGTGTGGCGAGCAACCTGTTTTAAAAAACTATGCTTCGCCTCAAACCTCATTGTCCACTTATAAACGAGAGGTCCAAAGAGACGTATCATGACAGGATAGTGCTCTACAAAATGGTGTTTAGGGAGAATACGGCTGTTTGGAAAAAGTTCTTTGTGTCTCTGCCGATGCTCTCTGATTTTGAACGCAAGATATGATATTGACTCATCACAGTGGATATGGGCAACAACAACTTCCACTATATCCTTGAGATCCAAAAGAACATGCCAGGCCTGTTCATCTTCTGGAACAAGGGGACCAATAATCGCCCAATTTTCGTGTGCATTTCCCCCTATATGTTTTTTCCTTGAGTAGGTATGTGGTATGACGTGAGGACGATTTGTCTATCTCCCCATTTGTACTCAAAACTTTGGATTGAACTGTTAAGTTTTTCTAAGGTGAAATACTTTTTGGAGATCAAAACAACCAAGCATTCTGCTAGTTCTACAGGTATAATGCCCACTATATCCGGGGGAAAGCCTGCAATAACATCAAAATGAGAGAGACTTTCAGTCAAAACACAGTCACGTTTAACCCCA contains:
- the LOC120441732 gene encoding uncharacterized protein LOC120441732, yielding MGKKGSGLILPRSEEAGIRTKLHVISELPFPSAESSTIQIFKMTSPLRLRIILGEDDARKLILPAGTPVSIEDLWHTVKTSFGLQQDIRLQYQDEDFGNEFMNMPDISKVKDKGTLKVIFLQSPQEEDARTSQSQATESVSISSGDTDDTEPISSSVSSPSSRHWVWPSVFTVPQFSCDAEFELEKANTACANGGTLLNPSPKLKSQILEQLAEEIYKFEAYPTDNDLTDDAEALALP